From Bosea sp. NBC_00550, the proteins below share one genomic window:
- a CDS encoding dihydroxyacetone kinase family protein, translated as MKKLINDPRQVVREMLEGVVALHPDLALLAEHDVVIRNDLPEPARRGVAVISGGGAGHEPAHAGYVGAGMLHAAVVGDVFTSPSVDAVLAAIHAVAGPSGAILIVKNYTGDRLNFGLAAEIARAGGIPTEIVVVADDVALRERVPKERSRGIAGTVLIHKIAGALAEQGQSLNAVATAARTAADSARTMGVALGACTIPAVGVPSFELGDDEIEFGLGIHGEPGMVRQKVDSADAITDRMLDLVLKDGGYGDAARVALLINNLGGTTQMELSIIARRALAYLRERGLVVERAWAGTLLSALEMPGFSISVIAVDDERLELLDWATQASSWPGPGIIPRTTATIPAAKPDVVKDVVTSADSLGAVARAAALACAEALEAAEPRLTELDRKGGDGDLGVSMCRAAAAIRTCCASDRSASAATVLFLLANELRRAIGGSSGPFYAVGLLRAARRLAEGPSTSLADWADAFARGAEAVSELGGARAGDRTMLDSLLPAADALADAARRKLPPAEAWRLAADAAAAGAEATAAMQPRLGRASYLGERALGSPDGGAAAVSTWLEAIGHRSRGLLLAP; from the coding sequence CAGGTCGTCAGGGAAATGCTCGAGGGCGTCGTCGCGCTCCACCCTGACCTCGCGCTACTGGCGGAACACGACGTCGTCATCCGCAACGACCTCCCCGAACCGGCGCGGCGCGGTGTCGCGGTGATTTCCGGAGGTGGTGCTGGGCACGAACCAGCCCATGCAGGCTATGTCGGCGCGGGCATGTTGCACGCCGCCGTCGTGGGGGACGTATTCACCTCGCCCTCCGTCGACGCGGTGCTTGCCGCCATTCATGCGGTCGCGGGGCCGTCGGGAGCGATCCTGATCGTCAAGAACTACACCGGCGACCGGCTCAACTTCGGCCTGGCTGCGGAAATCGCACGAGCAGGCGGCATCCCGACCGAGATCGTGGTCGTGGCGGACGACGTCGCCCTCCGTGAGAGGGTGCCAAAGGAGCGAAGCCGGGGAATCGCGGGCACGGTCCTGATCCACAAGATTGCGGGAGCGCTGGCCGAACAGGGGCAATCCCTCAATGCGGTCGCCACAGCAGCGCGGACTGCGGCCGACTCCGCAAGGACCATGGGTGTGGCACTCGGTGCCTGCACGATTCCGGCGGTCGGTGTCCCGAGCTTCGAACTGGGTGACGACGAAATCGAATTCGGCCTGGGCATACACGGCGAACCCGGCATGGTGCGGCAGAAAGTCGATTCCGCAGATGCCATCACGGACCGGATGTTGGATCTCGTCCTCAAGGATGGCGGCTACGGTGATGCCGCACGCGTCGCTCTGCTCATCAATAATCTGGGTGGCACCACGCAGATGGAGCTGTCCATTATCGCGCGGCGTGCCCTCGCCTACCTGCGCGAGCGAGGCCTGGTGGTCGAACGCGCCTGGGCCGGTACCCTGTTGAGCGCGCTCGAGATGCCGGGCTTCTCGATTTCCGTCATCGCTGTCGACGACGAACGGCTCGAACTCCTGGATTGGGCTACTCAGGCTTCAAGCTGGCCGGGGCCCGGGATCATACCGCGGACCACGGCCACAATTCCTGCGGCGAAGCCGGACGTTGTGAAGGATGTGGTGACTTCGGCCGACAGCCTTGGTGCTGTGGCCCGAGCGGCCGCGCTCGCCTGTGCGGAAGCACTGGAAGCGGCCGAGCCACGCCTGACCGAGTTGGACAGGAAGGGGGGCGATGGAGACCTCGGAGTCAGCATGTGTCGCGCCGCAGCCGCGATCCGTACCTGCTGTGCCTCCGACAGATCCGCCAGTGCTGCAACCGTGCTCTTCCTTCTGGCCAACGAGTTGCGACGCGCGATTGGCGGCAGTTCGGGACCGTTCTACGCCGTAGGCCTTTTGCGAGCGGCACGCCGTCTCGCCGAGGGGCCGAGCACCAGTCTCGCAGACTGGGCCGATGCCTTTGCCAGGGGCGCCGAAGCCGTTTCCGAGCTTGGAGGCGCACGCGCCGGTGACAGGACGATGCTCGATTCTCTTCTGCCGGCGGCAGACGCCCTGGCCGACGCGGCTCGTCGGAAACTGCCTCCGGCCGAGGCCTGGCGGCTGGCAGCGGATGCTGCAGCGGCTGGCGCAGAGGCTACGGCAGCGATGCAGCCACGCCTGGGGCGAGCGAGCTATCTTGGAGAACGTGCACTGGGTTCACCAGATGGCGGAGCCGCCGCGGTTTCGACCTGGCTCGAAGCGATTGGCCATCGTTCGCGCGGGCTGTTGTTGGCGCCCTGA
- a CDS encoding ABC transporter ATP-binding protein codes for MLAIEGLKVRYGAVEALKGISLSVGQGEVVTLIGGNGAGKSTLMRAVGGLVKVAGGAIRFEGRDIAGIKGHECVRLGIGHSPEGRMVFGDQSVRDNLVLGAYARRDDDGIAADIERYFGIFPRLAERRDQLAGTLSGGEQQMLAIARALMSRPKLLLLDEPSLGLAPLIVREVFAVIRRLREEGVTILLVEQMANQALAVADRAYVIETGTITLEGTGAELLRDERVRSAYLGA; via the coding sequence ATGCTCGCGATCGAGGGGCTCAAGGTCCGCTACGGCGCGGTCGAGGCACTGAAAGGCATCTCTCTGTCCGTCGGGCAGGGCGAAGTCGTCACGCTGATCGGCGGCAATGGTGCGGGCAAGTCGACGCTGATGCGGGCTGTCGGCGGGCTGGTGAAAGTCGCCGGCGGCGCGATCCGCTTCGAGGGGCGCGACATCGCCGGAATCAAGGGGCACGAATGCGTGCGTCTCGGCATCGGCCATTCGCCGGAGGGGCGCATGGTCTTCGGCGACCAGAGCGTACGCGACAATCTCGTGCTGGGTGCCTATGCCCGTCGGGACGACGATGGCATCGCCGCCGATATCGAGCGCTATTTCGGCATCTTCCCGCGGCTGGCCGAGCGGCGGGACCAACTTGCCGGTACGCTGTCGGGCGGCGAGCAGCAGATGCTGGCGATCGCGCGCGCCCTGATGAGCCGGCCCAAGCTGCTCCTGCTTGATGAACCCTCGCTCGGCCTGGCACCTTTGATCGTGCGCGAGGTCTTTGCCGTGATCCGCCGGCTGCGCGAGGAGGGAGTGACGATCCTGCTGGTCGAGCAGATGGCCAATCAGGCGCTTGCCGTAGCCGACCGGGCCTATGTCATCGAGACCGGCACGATCACGCTCGAAGGCACCGGCGCAGAGCTGCTGCGCGACGAGCGCGTCCGCTCGGCCTATCTCGGCGCCTGA
- a CDS encoding hydroxymethylglutaryl-CoA lyase — MADREVVIVEVGPRDGLQNEKVPIATADKLALIGKLASVGLARIEATAFVSPRWVPQMADHDAVMRCLFPRPGVTYSALVPNERGAEAALAAGAQALAVFTAASESFSQKNTNCSIAEGISRFEPVLALARSAGVPVRGYVSCALDCPYEGEIAPSAVAEVTARLLAIGCSEIALSDTIGRGTPDRTAQMIEAALRVAAATKLAGHFHDTSGRALGNVEAAWRLGLRVFDGAIGGTGGCPYAPGAAGNLATERLAAHFAAKGIETGIDLVALRSAAAWIGTLLRS; from the coding sequence ATGGCAGATCGTGAGGTTGTCATCGTCGAGGTCGGTCCGCGCGACGGGCTGCAGAACGAGAAGGTCCCGATCGCCACCGCCGACAAGCTCGCCCTGATCGGCAAGCTGGCCAGCGTCGGCCTCGCCAGGATAGAGGCGACTGCCTTCGTCTCGCCGCGCTGGGTGCCGCAGATGGCGGACCATGACGCCGTGATGCGCTGCCTGTTCCCGCGGCCGGGCGTGACATATTCTGCGCTGGTGCCCAATGAACGCGGAGCGGAAGCGGCGCTCGCAGCCGGTGCGCAGGCACTGGCGGTATTCACGGCCGCCTCCGAGAGCTTCTCTCAGAAGAACACGAACTGCAGCATCGCGGAGGGCATCTCCCGCTTCGAGCCGGTGCTGGCGCTTGCTCGAAGTGCAGGCGTGCCGGTACGCGGCTACGTCTCTTGCGCGCTTGATTGCCCTTACGAGGGCGAGATCGCGCCTTCAGCAGTCGCCGAAGTCACGGCGCGACTCCTCGCCATCGGCTGCTCGGAGATCGCGCTCTCGGACACGATCGGGCGAGGCACTCCGGACCGTACTGCGCAGATGATAGAAGCGGCCCTGCGCGTTGCCGCCGCCACGAAATTGGCCGGTCATTTCCACGACACCTCCGGGCGCGCGCTCGGCAACGTCGAGGCGGCCTGGCGGCTCGGTCTGCGCGTTTTCGACGGCGCCATCGGGGGCACGGGCGGATGCCCTTATGCGCCGGGAGCGGCCGGCAATCTGGCCACGGAGCGGCTCGCGGCTCACTTCGCAGCGAAGGGTATCGAAACCGGCATCGACCTCGTCGCATTGCGTAGCGCGGCCGCGTGGATCGGCACTCTCCTGCGATCGTGA